The proteins below are encoded in one region of Pseudomonas sp. SCB32:
- a CDS encoding U32 family peptidase gives MSLPKHHLELLSPARDVSIAREAILHGADAVYIGGPSFGARHNASNDVSDIAQLVEFARRYHARVFTTINTILHDNELEAARTLIHQLYDAGVDALIVQDMGIMELDIPPIELHASTQTDIRTLERAKFLDQAGFSQLVLARELNLAEIRAIADETDAAIEFFIHGALCVAFSGQCNISHAQTGRSANRGDCSQACRLPYTLKDDQGRVVAFEKHLLSMKDNNQSANLSALVDAGVRSFKIEGRYKDMGYVKNITAYYRQRLDGILAERPDLARASSGRTDHFFVPDPDKTFHRGSTDYFVSDRKIDIGAFDSPTFTGLPVGTVEKVGKRDMLVVTKDPLSNGDGLNVLVKREVVGFRANIAEPKGEFEEDGEKRYRYRVEPNEMPEGLYRLRPNHPLSRNLDHNWQQALQKTSAERRVGLSWVAKLREERLELTATSEEGVTASVALDGPFGVANKPEQALDQLHDLLGQLGTTQYHADSIELDTPQAFFIPNSQLKSLRREAIEALTEARVQAHPRGGRKAETSPPPVYPESHLSFLFNVYNEKARAFYHRHGVQLIDAAYEAHEETGEVPVMITKHCLRFSFNLCPKQAKGVTGVRTKVQPMQLIHGDEVLTLKFDCKPCEMHVIGKIKGHILGLPQPGSDGVSNIVGQISPEDLLKTIRKPAH, from the coding sequence ATGTCCCTGCCCAAACACCATCTGGAACTGCTCAGCCCTGCCCGCGATGTGTCCATCGCCCGCGAGGCCATCCTGCATGGCGCCGACGCCGTCTACATCGGCGGCCCGAGCTTCGGCGCCCGGCACAACGCCAGCAACGATGTGAGCGATATCGCCCAGTTGGTGGAGTTCGCCCGTCGCTACCACGCGCGGGTGTTCACCACGATCAACACCATCCTCCACGACAACGAGCTGGAAGCGGCGCGCACGCTGATCCACCAGCTCTACGACGCCGGTGTCGATGCGCTGATCGTGCAGGACATGGGCATCATGGAACTGGACATCCCGCCGATCGAGCTGCATGCCAGCACCCAGACCGACATCCGCACCCTGGAGCGGGCAAAGTTCCTCGATCAGGCCGGCTTCTCCCAGCTGGTGCTGGCCCGCGAGCTGAACCTTGCGGAAATCCGCGCCATCGCCGACGAGACCGATGCCGCCATCGAGTTCTTCATCCACGGCGCGCTGTGCGTGGCCTTCTCCGGCCAGTGCAACATCTCCCACGCCCAGACCGGCCGCAGCGCCAACCGTGGCGATTGCTCCCAGGCCTGCCGCCTGCCCTACACCCTGAAGGATGACCAGGGCCGCGTGGTTGCCTTCGAGAAGCACCTGCTGTCGATGAAGGACAACAACCAGAGCGCCAACCTCAGCGCCCTGGTGGACGCCGGCGTGCGCTCCTTCAAGATCGAAGGGCGCTACAAGGACATGGGCTACGTGAAGAACATCACCGCCTATTACCGCCAGCGCCTGGACGGCATCCTCGCCGAGCGCCCGGACCTGGCCCGAGCCTCCAGCGGCCGCACCGACCACTTCTTCGTGCCGGACCCGGACAAGACCTTCCACCGCGGCAGCACCGATTACTTCGTCAGCGACCGCAAGATCGACATCGGCGCCTTCGACTCGCCGACCTTCACCGGCCTGCCGGTGGGCACCGTGGAAAAGGTCGGCAAGCGCGACATGCTGGTGGTGACCAAGGACCCGCTGTCCAACGGCGACGGCCTCAACGTGCTGGTGAAGCGCGAAGTGGTCGGTTTCCGCGCCAATATCGCCGAGCCCAAAGGTGAGTTCGAGGAAGACGGCGAGAAGCGCTACCGCTACCGCGTCGAGCCCAACGAGATGCCCGAAGGCCTCTACCGCCTGCGCCCGAACCACCCGCTGTCGCGCAACCTCGACCACAACTGGCAGCAGGCGCTGCAGAAGACTTCCGCCGAGCGCCGCGTCGGCCTGTCGTGGGTCGCCAAGCTGCGCGAGGAACGCCTGGAGCTGACCGCCACCAGCGAGGAAGGCGTCACCGCCAGCGTCGCCCTGGACGGCCCGTTCGGCGTCGCCAACAAGCCGGAACAGGCACTGGACCAGTTGCACGACCTGCTCGGCCAACTGGGCACCACCCAGTACCACGCTGACAGCATCGAGCTGGACACCCCGCAGGCCTTCTTCATCCCCAATTCTCAGCTCAAGTCGCTGCGCCGCGAAGCCATCGAGGCGCTCACCGAAGCCCGTGTTCAGGCCCACCCGCGCGGTGGCCGCAAGGCCGAGACCAGCCCGCCGCCGGTATACCCGGAGTCGCACCTGTCCTTCCTTTTCAACGTCTACAACGAGAAGGCCCGCGCGTTCTACCACCGCCACGGCGTGCAGCTGATCGACGCCGCCTACGAGGCCCACGAGGAAACCGGCGAAGTGCCGGTGATGATCACCAAGCACTGCCTGCGCTTCTCCTTCAACCTGTGCCCGAAACAGGCCAAGGGCGTCACCGGCGTGCGCACCAAGGTGCAGCCGATGCAGCTGATCCACGGCGACGAAGTGCTGACCCTGAAGTTCGACTGCAAACCGTGCGAGATGCACGTGATCGGCAAGATCAAGGGCCACATCCTCGGCCTGCCGCAGCCGGGCAGCGACGGCGTGAGCAACATCGTCGGGCAGATCAGCCCGGAAGACCTGCTCAAGACCATTCGCAAGCCGGCGCATTGA
- a CDS encoding antibiotic biosynthesis monooxygenase yields MNSPVNQESVTLIIRHRARPGRAAEYEAILRELTHAASEFPGHLGVDVMHQGDDFTSVLRFASANELQVWLDSAKRRELIERATPLLTDGDQQELHSDHEFWFTPGQSDQRQPPRWKQAAVSYLVILPLVMLVPQLWQPLFSRVPPLGGFVPANMLITITIVLLVVYVFMPRVTRLFSAWLNAR; encoded by the coding sequence ATGAACAGCCCAGTCAATCAAGAGTCCGTGACGCTGATCATCCGCCACCGCGCCAGGCCCGGCCGTGCGGCGGAGTACGAAGCCATCCTGCGCGAACTGACCCACGCCGCCAGCGAGTTTCCCGGACACCTGGGCGTGGACGTGATGCACCAGGGCGACGACTTCACCTCCGTACTGCGTTTCGCAAGCGCCAACGAGCTGCAGGTCTGGCTGGACTCCGCGAAGCGCCGGGAGCTGATCGAACGCGCCACGCCGTTGCTGACGGACGGCGACCAGCAGGAACTGCACAGTGACCACGAGTTCTGGTTCACCCCCGGGCAAAGCGACCAGCGGCAACCCCCGCGCTGGAAGCAGGCGGCGGTGTCGTACCTGGTGATCCTGCCGCTGGTGATGCTGGTGCCGCAGCTCTGGCAACCCCTGTTCAGCCGGGTGCCGCCGCTGGGTGGTTTCGTGCCGGCCAACATGCTGATCACCATCACCATCGTGCTGCTGGTGGTCTACGTTTTCATGCCACGGGTCACGCGCCTGTTCTCCGCCTGGCTTAATGCCCGCTGA
- a CDS encoding hydrolase, which yields MTAIAKAAPGKTLLNPADHTLIMIDHQSQMSFATKSIDAVTLRNNAALVAKAAKEFNVSTILTTVAEKSFSGPIFSEIKSVFPEHNIIDRTSMNTWEDPRIAVEVNKFGKQKIVLAGLWTSVCIVGPALSAIDQGFEVYVIADACGDVSTEAHEMALQRMIQLGARPMTSLQYLLELQRDWARGETYDQTVKTSIEHGGAYGLGLIYAKTMFNASEGH from the coding sequence ATGACCGCTATCGCCAAAGCTGCTCCGGGCAAAACCCTGCTGAACCCGGCCGATCACACCCTGATCATGATCGACCACCAGTCGCAAATGTCCTTCGCCACCAAATCCATCGACGCGGTGACCCTGCGCAACAACGCCGCCCTGGTGGCCAAGGCCGCCAAGGAATTCAACGTCTCCACCATCCTCACCACCGTTGCCGAGAAGAGCTTCTCCGGCCCGATCTTCAGCGAAATCAAGTCGGTATTCCCCGAGCACAACATCATCGACCGTACCAGTATGAATACCTGGGAAGACCCGCGAATCGCCGTGGAGGTCAACAAGTTCGGCAAGCAGAAGATCGTCCTCGCCGGCCTCTGGACCTCGGTGTGCATCGTTGGCCCGGCGCTGTCGGCCATCGACCAGGGCTTCGAGGTGTACGTGATCGCCGATGCCTGTGGCGACGTGTCCACCGAAGCGCATGAAATGGCCCTGCAGCGCATGATCCAGCTGGGCGCGCGCCCGATGACTTCCCTGCAATACCTGCTCGAACTGCAACGCGACTGGGCCCGTGGCGAAACCTACGACCAGACCGTGAAGACCTCCATCGAGCACGGCGGCGCCTATGGCCTGGGCCTGATCTACGCCAAGACCATGTTCAACGCCAGCGAAGGCCACTGA
- a CDS encoding OprD family porin, whose protein sequence is MARYMLRSVSLPFLVLTGAAASAAPHDGLLENANWSLLSRNYFLQTDYRTEPSPSGQSYRQEWAQGFIADIQSGFTQGTLGFGVDAHAFLGVKLDSGRGRAGTGLLPLDSEGRAEDDYSSAGGALKLDLSQTTLKYGEMTVETPVFDTGDKRLQPEYATGTLIDSRELDGVRFQAGRFTAFKNQDQSTSKGDFDGYGATTRNSAVSFAGADFSPSDHYGGSLFAGQLDDTWRQYYLNLHYLEGGFWLDGNFYRTRDEGQARAGAIDTTAWSLAARYRFGAQSVMLGYQKIEGDTPFDFVGGDSIYLANSIKYADFNGPGEHSWQARYDLDLGVFGLPGLSFMTRYVRGSGIDGNHAPADGAYAGQYGSDGRHWERDSDLRYVVQNGPAKDLSLHFSQVSHRGNDDQPGADIDRLYMIVEYPLKGVF, encoded by the coding sequence ATGGCCCGCTACATGCTTCGCTCGGTTTCCCTGCCGTTCCTGGTGCTGACTGGCGCGGCTGCCTCGGCCGCCCCGCACGACGGCCTGTTGGAAAACGCCAACTGGTCGCTGCTCAGCCGCAACTACTTCCTGCAGACGGACTACCGCACCGAGCCTTCGCCCAGCGGGCAGAGCTATCGCCAGGAGTGGGCGCAGGGCTTCATCGCCGATATTCAGTCCGGCTTCACCCAAGGGACGCTCGGCTTCGGCGTCGATGCCCATGCCTTCCTCGGCGTCAAACTTGACAGTGGCCGCGGCCGGGCCGGCACCGGCCTGTTGCCGCTGGATTCCGAAGGGCGGGCGGAGGACGACTATTCCTCCGCCGGCGGCGCGCTGAAGCTCGACCTGTCGCAGACCACCCTGAAGTACGGCGAAATGACCGTGGAAACGCCGGTGTTCGATACCGGCGACAAGCGCCTGCAACCCGAGTACGCCACCGGCACCCTGATCGATTCCCGCGAGCTGGACGGCGTGCGCTTCCAGGCCGGGCGCTTCACCGCCTTCAAGAACCAGGACCAGAGCACCAGCAAGGGCGATTTCGACGGCTACGGCGCCACCACCCGCAACAGCGCGGTGAGTTTCGCCGGCGCGGATTTCAGCCCCTCCGACCACTACGGCGGTTCGCTGTTCGCCGGCCAGCTCGACGACACCTGGCGCCAGTACTACCTGAACCTGCACTACCTCGAGGGTGGCTTCTGGCTGGACGGCAATTTCTACCGCACCCGAGACGAGGGCCAGGCCCGCGCCGGCGCCATCGACACCACGGCCTGGAGCCTGGCGGCACGCTACCGCTTCGGTGCGCAGAGCGTGATGCTGGGCTACCAGAAAATCGAGGGCGACACACCGTTCGACTTCGTCGGTGGCGATTCCATCTACCTCGCCAACTCGATCAAGTACGCCGACTTCAACGGCCCCGGCGAACACTCCTGGCAGGCGCGCTACGACCTCGACCTGGGCGTGTTCGGCTTGCCCGGCCTGAGTTTCATGACCCGCTATGTACGCGGTAGCGGCATCGACGGCAACCATGCGCCGGCCGATGGCGCCTATGCCGGGCAGTACGGCTCCGACGGACGTCACTGGGAGCGCGACAGCGACCTGCGCTACGTGGTCCAGAACGGTCCGGCCAAGGACCTTTCCCTGCACTTCTCCCAGGTCAGCCATCGCGGCAATGATGATCAACCCGGCGCCGACATTGACCGGCTCTACATGATCGTTGAGTACCCGCTCAAGGGTGTCTTCTAG
- a CDS encoding amidohydrolase produces MNADLILTNGRFHTVDREKPNATAVAIADGKFIAVGTDAEAMTLRGGATRVIDLKGRTVIPGLNDSHLHLIRGGLNYNLELRWEGVPSLADALRMLKDQALRTPSPQWVRVVGGWNEFQFAEKRMPTIEELNQAAPDTPVFVLHLYDRALLNRAALRVVGYTKDTPNPPGGEIVRDSNGDPTGMLIARPNAMILYATLAKGPKLPFEYQVNSTRQFMRELNRLGVTSAIDAGGGFQNYPDDYQVIQQLEKDDQLTVRIAYNLFTQKPKEELADFKNWTGSVKYGQGSDFFRHNGAGEMLVFSAADFEDFLEPRPDLPGTMEAELEPVVRHLVEQRWPFRLHATYDESISRMLDVFEKVNRDIPFNGLHWFFDHCETITPKNIERVRALGGGIAIQDRMAFQGEYFVDRYGKLAAEMTPPIKRMLSEGVPVGAGTDATRVSSYNPWTSLYWMVSGKTVGGMELYPEGLSRATALELYTHGSAWFSNEQGRKGMIKVGQMADVAVLSADFFNVPEEEIKGIESVLTVVDGRVVFGSGDFERQAPTALPVLPDWSPVAKVPGHWRPQGPLQQAVHQCAGSCGVHGHSHERARQSSVPVSDFQGFWGAFGCSCFAF; encoded by the coding sequence ATGAATGCCGACCTGATCCTGACCAACGGCCGCTTCCACACGGTCGATCGCGAGAAGCCCAACGCCACTGCGGTGGCCATCGCCGACGGCAAGTTCATCGCCGTGGGCACCGACGCCGAAGCCATGACCCTGCGTGGTGGCGCCACCCGCGTCATCGACCTGAAAGGGCGCACGGTGATTCCCGGTCTCAACGATTCGCACCTGCACCTGATTCGCGGTGGTCTGAACTACAACCTGGAACTGCGCTGGGAAGGCGTGCCGTCCCTGGCCGACGCACTGCGCATGCTCAAGGACCAGGCCCTGCGTACGCCCTCGCCGCAGTGGGTGCGGGTGGTGGGCGGCTGGAACGAATTCCAGTTCGCCGAAAAACGCATGCCGACCATCGAGGAGCTGAACCAGGCGGCGCCGGACACCCCGGTGTTCGTCCTCCACCTGTATGACCGCGCGCTGCTCAACCGTGCTGCGCTGCGCGTCGTCGGCTACACCAAGGACACCCCGAACCCGCCCGGTGGCGAGATCGTCCGCGACAGCAACGGCGACCCCACCGGCATGCTGATCGCCCGGCCCAACGCGATGATCCTCTACGCGACTTTGGCCAAGGGGCCGAAGCTGCCGTTCGAATACCAGGTCAACTCCACCCGCCAGTTCATGCGCGAGTTGAACCGTCTGGGCGTCACCAGCGCTATCGACGCTGGCGGCGGCTTCCAGAACTACCCGGACGACTACCAGGTGATCCAGCAGCTGGAAAAAGACGACCAGCTCACCGTGCGCATCGCCTACAACCTGTTCACCCAGAAGCCCAAGGAAGAGCTGGCCGACTTCAAGAACTGGACCGGCAGCGTCAAGTACGGCCAGGGCAGCGACTTCTTCCGGCATAACGGCGCTGGCGAGATGCTGGTGTTCTCCGCCGCCGACTTCGAGGACTTCCTCGAACCGCGCCCGGACCTGCCCGGCACCATGGAAGCCGAGCTGGAGCCGGTGGTTCGCCACCTGGTGGAGCAGCGCTGGCCGTTCCGCCTGCACGCCACCTATGACGAATCCATCTCGCGCATGCTCGACGTGTTCGAGAAGGTCAACCGGGACATTCCGTTCAATGGCCTGCACTGGTTCTTCGACCACTGCGAAACCATCACGCCGAAGAACATCGAGCGGGTGAGGGCGCTGGGCGGCGGTATCGCCATCCAGGACCGCATGGCCTTCCAGGGCGAGTACTTCGTCGACCGCTACGGCAAGCTGGCCGCCGAGATGACCCCGCCGATCAAGCGCATGCTGTCCGAGGGCGTGCCGGTGGGCGCCGGCACCGATGCCACCCGCGTGTCCAGCTACAACCCCTGGACCTCGCTGTACTGGATGGTCAGCGGCAAGACCGTGGGCGGCATGGAGCTGTACCCCGAAGGGCTGTCCCGCGCCACCGCGCTGGAGCTGTACACCCACGGCAGCGCCTGGTTCTCCAACGAGCAGGGCCGCAAGGGCATGATCAAGGTGGGCCAGATGGCCGACGTCGCGGTGCTCTCGGCGGACTTCTTCAACGTACCGGAGGAGGAGATCAAGGGCATCGAGTCGGTGCTCACCGTGGTCGACGGCCGGGTGGTATTCGGCAGTGGCGACTTCGAGCGTCAGGCGCCGACCGCACTGCCGGTGCTACCGGACTGGTCGCCGGTGGCCAAGGTGCCGGGGCACTGGCGCCCGCAGGGCCCGCTGCAACAGGCCGTGCACCAGTGCGCCGGCTCCTGCGGCGTGCATGGCCACAGCCACGAGCGGGCGCGCCAGTCGAGCGTGCCGGTGAGTGACTTCCAGGGCTTCTGGGGCGCCTTCGGCTGTTCCTGCTTCGCCTTCTGA